From Myxococcus stipitatus, one genomic window encodes:
- the hemW gene encoding radical SAM family heme chaperone HemW, whose protein sequence is MPFDAPVDPLTGMPAARFGLYLHFPYCLAKCPYCDFAVAVARQVPEERYASAVLAELDARLAALPSLRTRPLESIFLGGGTPSLWHPRHVARVLEGIASRMAVSPGAEVSLEANPERADAERFEGYRAAGVNRLSLGVQSFQARTLKALGRAHDAAQVELAVSLARRADFPVVAMDFIYGVHGQQLAEVEDDARRAVALAPEHLSTYALTVERDVLAVDTPLSKQLQRGELELPPDDTVVDMARVVRQVYGAAGLRRYEVSNHARAGYSSRHNALYWTGGEYLALGVGATGMLLGPAPFRYVNLRSPEKYLREVEAGRLPEEGREALGPEELFAERLAMGLRLVSGVDWEEVCRRHGQPVEPRRAEVARLVEHGFATLADGRLALTEKGADVHSAICARLL, encoded by the coding sequence ATGCCCTTCGACGCACCAGTGGATCCGCTCACGGGGATGCCGGCGGCCCGCTTCGGGCTGTACCTGCACTTCCCCTACTGCCTGGCGAAGTGCCCGTACTGCGACTTCGCCGTGGCGGTGGCCCGGCAGGTGCCGGAGGAGCGCTACGCGAGCGCGGTGCTGGCGGAGCTGGACGCGCGGCTGGCGGCGCTGCCCTCGCTGCGCACGCGCCCCCTGGAGTCCATCTTCCTGGGAGGCGGGACGCCGTCCCTGTGGCACCCCCGCCACGTGGCCCGGGTGCTGGAGGGCATCGCGTCGCGCATGGCCGTGTCGCCCGGCGCGGAGGTGTCGCTGGAGGCCAACCCGGAGCGCGCGGACGCCGAGCGCTTCGAGGGCTACCGCGCCGCGGGCGTCAACCGCCTGTCCCTGGGCGTGCAGTCCTTCCAGGCGCGGACGTTGAAGGCGCTGGGGCGCGCGCACGACGCGGCGCAGGTGGAGCTGGCGGTGTCGCTGGCGCGCCGCGCGGACTTCCCGGTGGTGGCCATGGACTTCATCTATGGCGTGCACGGCCAGCAGCTGGCCGAGGTCGAGGACGACGCGCGCCGCGCGGTGGCGCTGGCGCCGGAGCACCTGTCCACGTATGCGCTGACCGTCGAGCGCGACGTGCTGGCGGTGGACACGCCACTGTCGAAGCAGCTCCAGCGGGGGGAGCTCGAGCTGCCCCCGGACGACACGGTGGTGGACATGGCCCGGGTGGTGCGCCAGGTGTATGGCGCGGCGGGCCTGCGGCGCTACGAGGTCTCCAACCACGCGCGGGCGGGCTACAGCTCCCGGCACAACGCGCTGTACTGGACGGGGGGCGAGTACCTGGCCCTGGGCGTGGGGGCCACGGGCATGCTGCTCGGGCCGGCGCCCTTCCGGTACGTCAACCTGCGAAGCCCGGAGAAGTACCTGCGCGAGGTGGAGGCGGGGCGGCTGCCGGAGGAGGGCCGGGAGGCGCTGGGCCCCGAGGAGCTGTTCGCCGAGCGGCTGGCCATGGGGCTGCGGCTGGTGTCCGGCGTGGACTGGGAAGAGGTGTGTCGGCGCCACGGTCAGCCCGTGGAGCCCCGGCGCGCGGAGGTGGCTCGGCTGGTGGAGCACGGCTTCGCGACGCTGGCGGATGGACGTCTGGCTTTGACGGAGAAGGGCGCGGATGTACACAGCGCCATCTGCGCGCGGCTGCTGTAG
- a CDS encoding tetratricopeptide repeat protein encodes MSKWMLWMLLTMLTGNPLMSMVLVIFILFVADRFTWRVLPSPVRLFKRFQRAGELAGTILTNPHERRARHELADIRVEQRRYAEAVDILKPNLEAGDEDVDTLFLLGVAYLGAGDARRGELLLDEAAKLDAGYRQGAIELERGRFRLERGELKGAIEALERFCAIRHGSVEGRYLLARALAKDGRSADAKAMREQAWREYVAAPGFQRRRERRWAWLSRPSRPLMYAVLLALVLGGGGMLARRAGLFSPGSPYPGYPAGYGGGYPAASGPGEVVEPDVYE; translated from the coding sequence ATGAGCAAGTGGATGTTGTGGATGCTCCTGACCATGTTGACGGGCAACCCGCTCATGTCGATGGTGCTGGTCATCTTCATCCTCTTCGTCGCGGACCGTTTCACCTGGCGGGTGCTGCCCAGCCCGGTGCGCCTGTTCAAGCGCTTCCAGCGCGCGGGAGAACTGGCGGGCACCATCCTCACCAACCCGCATGAGCGCCGCGCGCGCCACGAGCTGGCGGACATCCGCGTGGAGCAGCGGCGCTACGCGGAGGCCGTCGACATCCTCAAGCCCAACCTGGAGGCGGGCGACGAGGACGTGGACACGCTGTTCCTGCTCGGCGTGGCGTACCTGGGCGCGGGCGACGCGCGGCGCGGGGAGCTCTTGCTGGACGAGGCGGCGAAGCTGGACGCGGGCTACCGGCAGGGCGCCATCGAGCTGGAGCGGGGCCGCTTCCGGCTCGAGCGCGGCGAGCTGAAGGGCGCCATCGAGGCGCTGGAGCGCTTCTGCGCCATCCGCCATGGCTCGGTGGAGGGGCGCTACCTGCTGGCGCGCGCGCTGGCGAAGGATGGCCGGAGCGCCGACGCGAAGGCCATGCGCGAGCAGGCCTGGCGCGAGTACGTCGCGGCGCCGGGCTTCCAGCGTCGCCGGGAGCGGCGGTGGGCCTGGCTGTCGCGGCCGAGCCGTCCGCTCATGTACGCGGTGCTGCTGGCGCTGGTGCTGGGCGGGGGAGGGATGCTCGCGCGGCGGGCGGGCCTGTTCTCCCCGGGCTCTCCCTACCCAGGCTACCCGGCGGGCTACGGAGGTGGGTACCCCGCGGCCTCGGGTCCGGGCGAGGTCGTCGAGCCGGACGTGTACGAGTAG